Part of the Bacillus cereus group sp. RP43 genome is shown below.
TGAAGTAATTGCTATTTAATATATAAAGTGTAATCGAGATTAGATATTTTGCAAATATGAGGTGAGAAACAATGGTAGAAAAACGAATCCCGATTCAAGTTGCTGAGGCAGTAGAGCGGGTTATGAAATACGCTAAGCATGGTGAAGTAGAAGAAGTTTCTATTACAGAAAGTTACGGGAGGATTCTTGGAGAGGATGTTGTCTCAGATCACGATGTTCCTCACTTTGATCGTTCTCCTTACGATGGTTTCGCAATTCGAGCAGAAGATACGAAGGAAGCGAGTCAAGAGCAGCCGGTTGAATTTGAAGTAATAGGAGAGATCGGAGCAGGGTTTGTTTTTACAGAAGAAGTAGGGGCTTTTCAGGCGGTTCGTATTATGACAGGAGCAGCTATCCCAGAAGATTGCAATGCAGTCGTAATGCTAGAGTTGACGGAAGGGTTCGAGAAGAACGAAAGTACATATATGAAGTTGAAACGCTCTTTCCAAAATGGTGACAATGTGTCATTTAAAGGAGAAGATATAAAACAAAATCAAGTCCTTGTTAACAAAGGTGTTGTAATCAATCCAGGTGTTGCCGCACTGTTAGCAACGTTTGGATATAGCACTGTGAAAGTTGTAAAACAGCCTGTTGTCGGTATTGTAACGACAGGCAGCGAATTACTTGAAGTGCATGAGCCGCTTGAGCCAGGCAAAATTAGAAATAGTAACTCTTATATGATTGCCGCTCAAATTATGAAAGTTGGCGGAAAAGTGCGTCACTATGGACAACTTGCCGATGAGTTAGACACATGTTTTACAGCCGTTAAATCAGCGATGGATGAGGTTGATATTTTAATTACAACGGGCGGTGTTTCAGTAGGGGATTACGACTATTTACCAGCTATTTATGAAAGGTTACAGGCGAATGTACTCTTTAATAAAATAGCGATGAGACCCGGAAGTGTAACGACAGTAGCTGAAGTTGATGGAAAGTTACTTTTCGGTTTATCAGGTAATCCATCAGCTTGTTATGTAGGTTTCGAATTATTAGTGCATCCAATTATAAAAACGTATTTGCATGCGAAGGATCCTCACGCATATAGAGCTGATGCTATTTTGCAAAAAGATTTTCCGAAACCAAATCCGTTTACTCGTTTTGTAAGAGCGAAAGCGAGCATTGTTAATGGGGCACTACAAGCGGCGCCAGTTGGTTTAGATAAATCGAGTGCGGTCTCTTCACTTGCGGATGCAAATGCTTTTATTGTGCTGCCTGGAGGGACGAGAGGGTTTGAAGCAGGAATGAAAGTATCTGTATTATTGTTAGAATGCTCTGAGGGAAGTGATTGGCCGTGGGCAAAGCCTCTTCAATCTTACAAATAGTAGGGTATCAAAATAGCGGGAAAACAACACTTGTAGAGAAAATGGTACATGCATTAGCTGAAAGAGAAATGAAGGTTGCTACAATTAAACATCATGGTCATGGGGGCTTTCCTGAAGTAGCGCAAAAAGATAGTGAAAGACACCGAAAAGCTGGTGCTGTAGTAAGTAGTGTAGAAGGCGCTGGATTACTATCTCTGTCCTCTTTACGAGATGAATGGTCCTTGCAAGAAATTATCCGCTTGTACGAATTTTTTGAAGTGGATACGATTTTAATAGAGGGCTATAAAGCTGAGGAATATCCAAAAATAGTGTTACTTCGTTCTGCGGAAGACGCTGAACTTTTACATAAAGTAGAAAATATAGCGGCGATTATTACGTGGTATGATGCTCCATCAAATGTACGAGAAGAATATAAAGTATTTCATATAACAGAAGAAAAGTTGTATATAGACTGGTTTTTACAAACGGTTAGGAGTGCAAAATGATAACTACATATTATGAAGTAATGGATACAGAAATCTCGATTGAAGAAGTGACAAAGAAAGTAGTTCGCCGTGAATGTGGTGCTGTCACAACATTTATCGGAACAGTTAGGGAGTTTACGAAAGGGCGTCGTACACTATACTTAGAGTATGTAGCTTATAAGACGATGGCAGAAAAGATGCTACAGAAAATTGGATCAGAAGTGAAGGAGAAGTGGCCCGGTACACATGTTGCGATTACGCATCGCATCGGCACGCTGCGAATTTCTGATATAGCGGTTGTTGTTGCTGTGTCAACGCCTCATCGCAAAGAGGCTTATGAAGCGAATGAATATATTATGGAGCGTATTAAGCAAATTGTTCCGATTTGGAAAAAGGAGTTTTGGGAAGATGGTGACTCATGGATTGGTGATCAATTAGAAAAAACACCATATCCAGCAGGAGAGCCTGGGAAGGAGTTATAAATATGATTCGAGTATTGTTATTTGCGAACTTGCAAGAAGAAGCAGGAACGAGTGAATTACAAATGGAGAAAGAAAATATTACTGTTGCAGAGTTAAAAGATATTGTTGCGAAAGAATATAATGTACCAGTGTCAGCGCCAATTATGGTTGCGATTAATGAAGAGTACGCAAATGAAGATGATACGATACAATCTGGTGATGTAGTTGCATTAATACCACCAGTGAGTGGTGGTTAATATTGGATTTGTGCTATAAAAAACGACTTTCCTATATAGGGAAAGTCGTTTTTTTATGGCATTTTGGAGAACACTATCTTATAGGAAAAGGAGGAAGTTATGAAAAAGATATGTGTAATTATTTCAATGATATGTTCTGTTTTTTTCTTTTCTCCAAGCAATTCTTTGGCAAAAGAATCGACGGAACAGCTTTTAGAAAGTGCGTTGCTGAATCGATATTACTCGGTTATAAGGCAAGTGACAGAAGATCAACATGAATGTGAATCCGTTACAAACATAAAGCGCATTGGGAAGAAAGATGAGTTTATTCCTAAATTTGCAGTTACGCTACAATTTCTTACATTTCAAGGGGCGCATAATCCACCGAATGATAAAGTTACACTTACTTTGGAAGATAATTTAGATCACGTAAAGATAAAGAAAGTGGAGCGAGAAAAGAATGTTTCTGGTGCTATTGCAGAAAAGGTTTGCGCACGAAAAAACGAAAAAATAAAAGCTCATTCTAATGATTTAGAGCGATAACCTATGACATTTTGTAGAGAAAGGTAATGAGCGATGGATATACTTTTAGCGATTTTACCAGCTATATTTTGGGGAAGTATTGTGCTATTTAACGTGAAACTGGGCGGGGGACCGTATAGTCAAACGCTCGGTACAACGTTCGGTGCGCTTATTTTCTCGATTGTTGTTTATATTTTTGTGAAGCCAGTATTAACGCCTACCGTTATTGGAGTTGGGATTGTGTCAGGTTTATTTTGGGCGCTTGGTCAGGCGAATCAATTGAAAAGTATTGATTTAATGGGTGTTTCCAGAACGATGCCAATTTCAACGGGACTTCAATTAGTTGCGACGACTTTATTTGGCGTTATTGTATTTCATGAATGGTCGACGACAATATCAGTTGTCCTTGGAGTTTTGGCGCTCGTTTGTATTATTATCGGGGTTGTTTTAACATCACTTCAAAGTAAAGAAGAAAAGAATGCAGAGCAAGCAGGGAATTTCAAAAAAGGAATTATTATTTTATTAATTTCAACGGTCGGTTATTTAGTTTATGTAGTAGTTATTAGGTTATTTAACGTAGATGGTTGGTCTGCTTTATTACCGCAAGCAGTCGGTATGGTGTTAGGAGGCATTTTACTTACGTTTAAACATCATCCATTTAATAAATATGCGATACGAAATATTATTCCAGGATTAATTTGGGCAGCTGGAAATATGTTTTTATTCATTTCGCAGCCGCGCGTCGGAGTTGCAACAAGTTTTTCACTTTCACAAATGGGCATTATTATTTCGACGCTTGGCGGGATTCTTATATTAGGTGAAAGAAAAACGAAGCGTCAATTAATAGGGATTGTCGTTGGTATCGTTTTTATTATCGCAGCCGGAATTATGCTAGGTATTGCAAAAAGTTAAAGGAGGTATTGAAATGTATAGCGATTTAGAAGGCAAAGTTGTCGTTATTACAGGGTCAGCAACGGGTCTCGGAAGAGCGATGGGGGTACGATTTGCTAAGGAGAAGGCGAAAGTTGTTATTAATTATCGCTCACGAGAGTCAGAAGCAAATGATGTGTTAGAAGAAATTAAAAAAGTAGGCGGAGAAGCGATTGCTGTAAAGGGGGATGTCACGATTGAATCGGATGTTGTGAATCTCATTCAATCTGCTGTGAAAGAATTTGGTACGCTCGACGTTATGATTAATAATGCAGGGATAGAAAACGCAGTCCCATCGCATGAAATGCCGTTAGAGGATTGGAATAAAGTAATCAATACAAATTTAACGGGTGCTTTTTTAGGGAGCCGTGAAGCGATTAAATATTTTGTGGAACACGATATTAAAGGATCTGTCATTAATATGTCTAGTGTTCATGAGAAAATCCCGTGGCCATTATTCGTGCACTATGCGGCAAGTAAGGGCGGTATTAAACTTATGACAGAAACGTTAGCGTTAGAATATGCACCAAAAGGTATTCGAGTAAATAATATTGGGCCTGGTGCAATTAATACGCCAATTAATGCTGAAAAATTTGCTGACCCGAAAAAACGTGAAGACGTAGAAAGTATGATACCAATGGGCTACATTGGAAAACCTGAAGAAATCGCAGCAGTAGCAACTTGGCTCGCTTCATCAGAGGCGAGTTACGTAACTGGAATTACGTTATTTGCAGATGGTGGAATGACTTTATACCCATCGTTTCAAGCTGGGCGTGGATAATATGAAAAGGCCAAAGAGATAAATCTCTTTGGCCTTTTTAAGCAAAAAAAAATAGCGGTCAGCTATTTTTAAAATTAATGATTGATTGTATCTTGAAGAAATTCTGTTGCTTGATGTTCTGAAACATTCTGTACGAGCGCAACTTCGCTAATAACCATTTTGCGCGCATTATCTAGCATTTGTTTTTCGCTCGCATTTAATGCTCTTTCTTTATTGCGACGAAGTAAATCACGAACAACTTCTGCACTATCTTGAAGATTGCCGTTCTTCATTTTTTCCATATTCATTGTATATCTTTGTTTCCAGGAAAGTGAGGGGTCTGATTCCCCATGATGAAATTCAAGAAGTATACCATCTAACGTACCTTTATCGACGATATAACGTATACCTGATTTTTGTAATTGATCCATCGGAAGCATTACTTGCATATCTTTACTAAGGATGCGTATCACACAATATTGACGCGAAGTACCTAATATTTCTTTCTCCTCAATCGCTTCGACGATCCCTGCACCGTGCATTGGATAAACGATTTTATCACCAATTTGAAACAAATCATCCACCTCCATATGTGGTAACCATCTTTAATGATAACACACTTAGATAAAAATGTCAAATTTTATATAATACCACATTGAATACATTCGAGTCAATATGGTAAAGGTCTTTTTTTTTATGTATTTTTTTGCGCTTTTATGTGAAATAAATATAGGGAACTTTTTTAGAAAAATAGTACAGGTGCAGAAAGAAGGCATATCCACTTATTTTTAAGCATAAAATATAAAATCGCTAATACAATATACCTAAATCCGTTCTTTGCAAAGGAGGGAGAGAAGGTGGGGCGCACAATTAGAATTGATATTACAAATAAAGTTGTAGCTAAATTTAGGCCAGATTATTTGGAATTATATACGAGTAAGTTTATGATAGGTAAGTTTTATGTCTATACTGAAGATAAACAATATGTGTTAGAAGACGGATATATATATGAAGATGGAAAATTTTATCGCATCATAGATACGCACCGTGGCAATAAAAAAGCGGCGGAGGGCTGCGATCTAGGATGGTGTTAACATGATTCGTGTGAAAGTGTTTGATGAAAGTCATGAAAAAGACTTAGAAGACGCTGTAAATGTATTTTTGAAAAAAATTGATGATGGAAATTTTGTAGATATAAAGTATCAAGTTGGTGTTTCAATTAACGATGATGAAAATCAAATTTATTGTTTTTCAGCGATGATTGTTTATAAAGCATAAAAAAGAGCTAGGGAGCCAGCTCTTTTTTATGCTTTATGTTGAGACAACATGTGTCGGTAAAATATTCATAATAGATTGTGTTGTGCCTGTTTTCTTTTCCGTTAAAAGAACTTCTCCTGTTTCATGCTCCTGAGCATCAGTGCACATACCGAGGTGATAACGATCACCTAAAAATGGATCAATATAAAAACCGTTTTTGAATACTTTATCATTCGGATGTTTTTCATGGTGAATTTCAGAACAGTTAATGCAATAGAACATAGCTTACATCCCCTTTTTATTTTTGTTTGAAAAAGTGAGTCGGTAGTCATTTCGCTCCTAAGGAAATGTTGAGGAGAAGAGAAATAACTACCTACTCAAATGGTGGGCATATTCCTTCTGATTTTTTATATCTCACGTATTGTCCCTGAGGGAAGGAGGAGAGACACAGTACGCATGATATAAGTAAGGCGCTTCTTTCAATATGAATGATGGAGTTTCATGTTGAGAGAAGTTTTTATTTTTTATTGCCTTTGTGAGTATATTATGAGGGAATGCTGAGAGGGTGTTTGTCCTGTTGAAAAAATGTTGAGAATTTCTCAACATTGAACATAGCCTTCCTTGACATATAACCAAATGGTGTTATATTATCAAAAATGAAACTAAAAGGTGTTATTTTTACGCCGAATAAAGGAGAATTAAAATGGAACAACAAAATACATTAAATGATATTAAACAAACAATTGTTTTTAACGCGTCTATTCAAAAAGTATGGAATGTAGTATCAACTGCAGAAGGAATTGCTTCATGGTTTATGCCAAATGATTTTGAATTAGAGGTAGGACATGAGTTTCATGTGCAATCGCCATTTGGGCCATCACCATGTAAAGTGTTAGAAATTGATGAGCCAAACCATTTATCATTCTCATGGGACACAGATGGATGGATTGTTTCATTTAATTTGAAAGACCTAGGAGATAATAAAACAGAATTTACGTTAATTCACGGCGGCTGGAAACATCCTGATGAAATTCTTCCGAAAGCGAATGCGAAGAGCTCTATTATTCACGATAGAATGAATGGCGGATGGGTAGCGATTGTAAATGAAAAACTGAAAAAGGTTGTTGAAGGTTAAATGTCTTCGTCAGCAGCGAAATATGATGTATTTCAAGCCATTGCTGATCCAACCCGCCGAGAAGTATTACGGTTATTAAGTGATAAAGAGTTACCCATTTCAAAAATAACGGATCATTTTCCGATGAGTCGTACTGCAGTTGTAAAGCACCTTCATATTCTTTCAGAAGCGAATTTAGTGAGTGGAAGAAAGAGTGGAAGAGAGAAGATATATCGTTTGCAACCAGAGCCGTTAGAAGAATTACAGCAGTGGCTCTCATATTATGAACGATTTTGGGATAATAAATTGTCCATGCTTAAACATATTGTGGAGAATGAGGAATAGAGTATATAAAGAGGATGACCGAAATGGTCATCCTCTTTATTATTGTTCACTTGTTTGTTTAGCTGGCTTTAATAAGAGCCAAGCGATAATTAATGTGAATACCGCTAATACGAAAGTGCTCATATAAATGACGTGTACACTTGATGCTAATGCGGATTGAGACTCGGTTACCACGTTTGCTGTAGTTCCTCCGTGTCCGCCAGAAGAAACAAGATCAAGATTTTTAATACCACGTGCGTGAATCATCGTATTGAAGATTGTTCCGAAGATTGCAGCGCCTAGTGTTTGACTAAATGTATTAATAAATGTGTTTAAACCAACTGCCGTTCCGCGTGTATGAGCCGGTACAGCTGCTTGAATTGTGACCATGTAAATTGGTGTAACAAGCCCCATTCCTAAGCCGAATAATCCGACTGCAACATAAATAAGGAATGATGGTGAATCTGTTGATAATGTAAATAATAAGAAAGTAGCAACTGATAAAATGCTAGCTCCAAGTAAAATGATTTGTTTCGTTTGTAACTTGCCAACTAAGTTACCGGAGAACATAGCACCGAATGTCCACATAACAGGAATAGGCATTAAAATGAGTCCAGCTTCTGTCGCATTTTTTCCTAAAACACCTTGGCTCCAAATTGGAAGATACACTGTAATACTAATAATCATTGCGCCAGCAATAAGCGTTAGTATGTTTATAGTAGATAGTGTACGGTTAGAGAAAAGTGCTAGCGGAATTAATGGTTCCGGAGATTTCTTCTCGATGTATAAGAAAATAATGAATGAAATAGCGGCAAAGATTAATAGGCCGATAATTGAAATGTCTCCCCAGTTTTGCTTACTGCTACCTGTTAATAATGCGTATAGCAGAGCGATTGTACTTAATGAGAAGACTGTTGCTCCAAGGTAATCGATATGTTGCTTGGCGGCAGACTTAACAGATTCCTTATAAGAAGTGGCAAACATTAAGCAAGCGATAATTCCAAAAGGAACGTTTAAGAAGAAAATATAGCGCCAAGAAAGAGAATCAACTAAAAATCCGCCGACTAACGGCCCAATAACACCAGATACACCCCAAACGGCACTCATCCAGCCTTGTGCTTTCGCGCGGTCTTTCGCTTCACTATATAGGTCTCCAATAATCGTCATTGTGATCGGCATAACAGCCCCAGCCCCTATACCTTGAAGAGCACGGAAGAAGATTAATTGTTCCATTGATGTAACGACTCCGCAAAGTGCAGAACCGATTAAGAAGATTGTTGCTCCGATGAGCAGAACTTTTTTACGGCCGAATAAATCAGCTAGCTTTCCGTATATTGGAGTCGAAACAGCTGTTGCAAGCATATAGATTGCATATACCCAACTAACAAGTTCGACGCCTGACAAATCACTCGTTATACGAGGGATCGCTGTACTAACAATCGTTCCTTCTACCGCAGAAAGAAACGTCATTAGCATTAAAGACATCATGACTTTTTTTCTCATTTGTTTTCCCCTTACCCTTTTTCGAATATTCAACAATATAAAATATAAAGGTACTAAGGTATATAAAGCAACAAAAAAGCAATGGGAAGTTAGGAGGAAGGGATATTTTTGAAGAAACGGTCGATATATTTAAAGTATCGCCGATATAATTTCGTGTACTGCTTTGCTATTCCAACATACCAAAAAAAGAAACAGGAAGCCCTGTTTCTTTTTTAATATTGCATTTTCGCATTTTGTCCAGCTGTTGTTCCGGCAATTCGGCCAGTAACAAGGGCAGATGTAATGTTATAGCCGCCAGTATAACCGTGAATATCAAGAACTTCTCCGCAGAAGTATAAACCATTCGTGAATTTCGAAGCCATTTCTTTCGGATTAATTTCTTTAACGGATACCCCTCCGCCAGTAACAAATGCTTTTTCAAGTGATTGCGTACCATTTACATAAACGGTAAATTCTTTAAAGTCTTTCACAAGTGCACGAATCTTCTCGTGAGAAACTTGTCCAGCTTGTTCGCTACCGTCAATTTCATTTTTTTCTAATAAGAATAGGAAGTAACGTTCAGGAACATAGCCTTTTAAAACGTTTTTAATTCCTTTTTTCGGATCTTCTTTCATTTGTTTCAGCATGCGCTGGAACAGTTGCTCACTATTTTCTTCTGGCAATGCATCGATACTCATGTGCACTGTGTTCGTTTTAAACTTTTTCATCGCTTTCACAACGAATTGGCTACAGCGAAGAGCAGCAGGACCAGATAGGCCGAAGTGAGTGAAAAGCATGTCCATTTTATGAGAAATGATAACTTTTCCTTTCGGGTTTAATACACTTAAGTTTACATCTCGTAAAGCAAGACCTTGCAATGTGCGGTCACGAATAAACGGTTCGTTTGAAAGAATTGGTACTTCTGTTGGGAAAAGTTCTGTAATTGTATGCCCAGCTTTTTCAGCCCAAGCGTATCCGTCTCCAGTAGAACCAGTTTGAGGAACAGATTTTCCGCCAACAGCGATAACGACGTGATTCGTTTCTAACACTTCGCCTGTTTGCAGTACGACTGCTTTCGTTTGACCATTTTCATATTCAATCGTTTCAACAGGTGTATTTGTACGGATTTTTACACCTAAATCTTTTAAGCGTGTTAAAAGTGCATCTACTACTGATTGTGCTTTATTTGATACTGGGAACATACGGCCATGGTCTTCTTCTTTCAGCTTTACGCCGAGATTTTCGAAGAATGTAATAATATCTTCATTATTGAAAATAGAAAAAGCACTGTATAAGAAGCGACCATTTCCAGGTATATGTTTAACGATTTCATCAAGTGGTAGACGGTTCGTTACGTTACAACGACCACCACCAGAAATCGCAAGTTTACGTCCTAGTTTATTTCCTTTATCAAGAAGTAAGACGCTTGCGCCTTCTTCAGCAGCACCGATTGCAGCCATTAGCCCTGAAGGACCGCCGCCGATGACAATAACATCATAATGCATAATATATCGACCTCATTTTCTACATTTCCTGCCTAAAAGAATAGCATGTTTTCCCTTAAAAGAAAAATAGAGTGAAGTACTGCTTCAGGAGAGAATTGTGGTACAATACAAAAGTTAGAGTTCAGCGTTATAAAGGAAGTAGGAGGATTTTTTGTATGTCCGATTCAAAATTTCTGCGCGGAACGCTTATTGTGACGTTAGGGACATTTTTAGTAAAGTTCTTAGGCATGATTTACGTCTTTCCATTTCATGCATTAGTAGGCACAGAAGGCGGAACGCTCTATACATATGGATACATTCCATATACGATATTTTTAAGTATCGCAACGGCAGGGGTGCCGCTTGCTGTTTCGAAGTTTGTTTCCAAATATAATGCACTTGGAGATTATAAAACGAGCCGGAGAATGTTCCGCTCGGGAATGGTTATGATGATAGTAACAGGAGTTCTTTCCTTCTTAGTACTGTACATGACCGCACCATTATTTGCAGAAGCAATGCTTGGTAAACAAAGTTTACAAAATAAGATAGAAGAAGTTACGACGATTATTCGCCTCGTAAGTTTTGCGCTTATTGTTGTGCCGGCAGCAAGTTTGATTCGTGGTTATTTCCAAGGCCATCAATCGATGGGGCCGACTACGGTTTCACAAATTATTGAGCAAATTATTCGTATCGTCTTTTTATTAGCGGGTAGTTTCATCGTTATTAAAGTACTTGGCGGTACAGTAGCAACGGCAGTTGGGGTTGCGACATTCGCTGCGTTCGTTTCAGCGGTTGGAGCACTTGGCGTATTAATTTGGTACTGGTTAAAACGTAAAAAATATTTGGATCAATATTTAATTGAGCAAACTGTACCAGAATCGACGGTAAGTACCGCTCAATTGTTTAAAGAGTTGTTTGCATATGCAATTCCTTACGTTGTAATTGGATTAACAATTCCTTTATATCAACAAATTGATACATTGACATTTAACTCTATTATGCAGGCGATTGGTCAAGGAGATATCGCAGAGCGAGCGCTTGGTATTTTCACGATGTGGACGCATAAATTAATTATGATTCCAGTATCACTTGCAACAGCGTTTAGTTTAACGCTCGTGCCAGCGATTACAAAGTCGTTTACTGAAAAGCAATACCGTTATTTGAAATTACAAATTACACAAACATTCCAGGCGAATATGTTTTTAACATTGCCAGCAGTTATCGGTATTTCTACACTTGCATATCCAATTTACACTGCTTTCTACGATTCAGATCCACTAGGTGGACAAGTATTAATGTGGTATGCGCCAGTTGCATTGTTATTCGCTTTATTCACAGTAACAGCAGCGATTCTGCAAGGGATTAACCAGCAGAAACATGCGATTGTTGCACTTATGATGGGTGTTATTTTGAAATTTGCATGTAACGTAATCTTTATTCGTTATTTCGGTACAGTGGGGGCGATTTTGGCTACTGCAGTCGGATTCTTAGCTTCCGTATGGTATACGAATAGACAAAT
Proteins encoded:
- a CDS encoding polysaccharide biosynthesis protein, producing the protein MSDSKFLRGTLIVTLGTFLVKFLGMIYVFPFHALVGTEGGTLYTYGYIPYTIFLSIATAGVPLAVSKFVSKYNALGDYKTSRRMFRSGMVMMIVTGVLSFLVLYMTAPLFAEAMLGKQSLQNKIEEVTTIIRLVSFALIVVPAASLIRGYFQGHQSMGPTTVSQIIEQIIRIVFLLAGSFIVIKVLGGTVATAVGVATFAAFVSAVGALGVLIWYWLKRKKYLDQYLIEQTVPESTVSTAQLFKELFAYAIPYVVIGLTIPLYQQIDTLTFNSIMQAIGQGDIAERALGIFTMWTHKLIMIPVSLATAFSLTLVPAITKSFTEKQYRYLKLQITQTFQANMFLTLPAVIGISTLAYPIYTAFYDSDPLGGQVLMWYAPVALLFALFTVTAAILQGINQQKHAIVALMMGVILKFACNVIFIRYFGTVGAILATAVGFLASVWYTNRQIKKHANYSFGVVYKRTFQIAVLTLVMVIAVKLSQWLLSFMISPDGRIGALITVAICAGIGGLVYGLLAIRTGVLERVFGGEALEKIQRKLGSRFKIKLKSKGA